A window from Malania oleifera isolate guangnan ecotype guangnan chromosome 7, ASM2987363v1, whole genome shotgun sequence encodes these proteins:
- the LOC131160983 gene encoding uncharacterized protein LOC131160983 — translation MEELLTILHCTKEQKVQYATFKLVGEAKRWWRLVKLIEKQRLGPTVITWSHFKEVFFDQYFPAATWAAKVEEFLQLTQGSMTIQQYATKFVELSRFTSHMVLDEPLKAQIFKRGLRQGIRAQVVALLT, via the coding sequence ATGGAAGAACTCCTAACTATTTTGCACTGTACTAAGGAGCAGAAGGTACAATACGCTACCTTCAAGCTGGTGGGggaagcaaagaggtggtggaggtTGGTGAAGTTGATAGAAAAGCAGCGATTAGGACCTACGGTTATCACCTGGAGTCACtttaaggaagtgttctttgatcAATATTTCCCCGCCGCCACCTGGGCAGCTAAAGTAGAGGAGTTTCTACAATTAACCCAAGGGTCCATGACCATACAACAGTATGCGACCAAATTTGTGGAGTTATCTCGTTTCACTTCACATATGGTCCTGGACGAGCCACTAAAAGCTCAGATATTTAAGAGAGGACTGAGGCAGGGGATACGTGCTcaggtggtggcattgttgactTAA